A single Ruficoccus amylovorans DNA region contains:
- the fabD gene encoding ACP S-malonyltransferase: MAFGFIFSGQGAQQVGMGSSLYENSAAARACFDQAKEILPFDLKQICFEGPEEELTQTKVCQPALYVHGYSIVAALREAGKLPEIAGAAGLSLGELTAYAVAGVYDFETGLRIVAERGRLMQECCEATVGTMASLIGGDVEKAEALAAEFDVDLGNLNCPGQSVLSGEVDKVKAAVAKAKEAGFKMAVPLKVAGAYHSRLMKPAAEKFHAFLKSLPPFSTPAVPVFSNALGARIEDPEQIKQALVDQVTSTVRWTECVQAMMALGIKDYYECGPGGTLAGLAKRIDRELNVTSLSTYDELPLG; the protein is encoded by the coding sequence ATGGCATTCGGTTTCATATTTTCCGGACAGGGCGCCCAGCAGGTTGGCATGGGCAGTAGCCTTTATGAGAACTCCGCCGCCGCCCGCGCGTGCTTCGACCAGGCGAAGGAGATCCTGCCTTTCGACCTGAAGCAGATCTGCTTCGAGGGCCCGGAAGAGGAGCTCACCCAGACCAAGGTCTGCCAGCCCGCGCTCTATGTGCACGGCTACAGCATCGTGGCCGCCCTGCGCGAAGCCGGCAAGCTGCCCGAAATCGCCGGCGCCGCCGGACTGAGCCTGGGCGAATTGACCGCCTACGCCGTCGCCGGGGTCTATGATTTTGAAACCGGCCTGCGCATCGTGGCCGAACGCGGACGCCTCATGCAGGAGTGCTGCGAGGCCACTGTGGGCACTATGGCCAGCCTCATCGGGGGCGATGTGGAAAAGGCCGAAGCGCTCGCCGCCGAGTTCGACGTGGACCTGGGCAACCTCAACTGCCCCGGCCAGAGCGTGCTCTCCGGAGAGGTGGACAAGGTCAAGGCCGCCGTCGCCAAGGCCAAGGAAGCCGGGTTCAAAATGGCCGTGCCGCTCAAGGTCGCCGGGGCCTACCACAGCCGCCTGATGAAGCCTGCCGCCGAGAAGTTCCACGCCTTCCTCAAGTCGCTGCCTCCCTTTAGCACACCCGCCGTTCCGGTTTTCTCCAACGCCCTCGGTGCCCGCATCGAAGACCCCGAGCAGATCAAGCAGGCCCTCGTCGACCAGGTGACTTCCACCGTCCGCTGGACCGAGTGCGTGCAGGCCATGATGGCCCTCGGCATCAAGGACTACTACGAGTGCGGCCCCGGCGGCACCCTTGCGGGCCTGGCCAAGCGCATCGACCGCGAACTCAACGTCACCTCGCTCAGCACCTACGACGAGCTTCCGCTCGGATAA
- the lepA gene encoding translation elongation factor 4: MKTDHIRNFCIIAHVDHGKTTLSDRLLESTQTVQKREMQEQLLDSMDLERERGITIKSHPVSMLYKHDGQEYLLNLIDTPGHVDFSYEVSRSLAACEGALLLVDAAQGVEAQTVANANLAMEQGLEIIPVINKIDLPGAHPEMVEQQFEDILAIPREDCIRASGKSGIGIDDILEAVVTRLPSPRWTDCDQTRVLVFDNVYDTYKGVICYVRVFSGSVKPGDEIVMMGTGQKAVVKEVGRFSPKMLPEKDLGAGRTGYIVTSIKDLAEIKIGDTITLSADPAAEMLPGYKEVRPMVFSGLYPLDTNDYDKLKASMAKLQINDAALVYTSESSVALGFGFRCGFLGLLHMEIVQERLRREYDLDIISTYPSVVYNVTKTSGEVVEVDNPLFLPDPSEIDFIEEPMIRATIHTPTESIGDMLALISEKRGVCDHTETVDETRVMLSCDLPLNEILVDFNDRLKSITRGYGSMDYELNGYAVSDLVKLDILVNAEPVDAFSSIVHRDKAVGKGRALCDRLKDILPRQMFKVAIQAAVYGRVVARETISAMRKDVTAKCYGGDITRKRKLLEKQKEGKKRMKQIGKVSIPQDAFVKILKTTN; the protein is encoded by the coding sequence TTGAAAACCGACCACATCCGCAATTTCTGCATTATCGCGCACGTCGATCACGGCAAGACGACCTTGTCGGACCGACTACTGGAGAGCACCCAGACCGTCCAGAAGCGCGAAATGCAGGAGCAGCTCCTGGACTCGATGGACCTGGAGCGCGAACGCGGCATCACCATCAAATCGCACCCGGTCTCCATGCTCTATAAGCACGATGGCCAGGAGTACCTGCTCAACCTCATCGATACGCCCGGACACGTGGACTTCTCCTACGAGGTCTCGCGTTCACTGGCCGCGTGCGAGGGGGCGCTGTTGCTGGTGGACGCCGCGCAGGGGGTCGAGGCGCAGACCGTGGCCAACGCCAACCTCGCCATGGAGCAGGGGCTGGAGATCATTCCCGTCATCAACAAAATCGACCTGCCCGGCGCGCACCCGGAGATGGTCGAGCAGCAGTTCGAGGACATCCTCGCCATCCCGCGCGAGGACTGCATCCGCGCCAGCGGCAAGTCCGGCATCGGCATCGACGACATTCTGGAGGCCGTCGTTACCCGCTTGCCTTCGCCGCGCTGGACCGACTGCGACCAGACCCGCGTGCTCGTCTTTGACAACGTTTACGACACCTACAAGGGCGTCATCTGCTACGTGCGGGTCTTTTCCGGCTCAGTCAAGCCCGGCGACGAAATTGTCATGATGGGCACCGGCCAGAAGGCAGTAGTCAAGGAAGTGGGCCGTTTCTCCCCGAAAATGCTCCCGGAAAAGGATCTGGGCGCCGGCCGCACCGGCTACATCGTGACCAGCATCAAGGACCTGGCCGAGATCAAGATCGGGGATACCATCACCCTGTCCGCCGACCCGGCCGCCGAGATGCTCCCCGGCTACAAGGAGGTCCGTCCGATGGTGTTCAGCGGCCTGTATCCGCTCGACACCAACGACTACGACAAGCTCAAGGCCAGCATGGCCAAGCTCCAGATCAACGACGCTGCGCTCGTGTACACATCAGAGAGTTCTGTCGCGCTCGGCTTCGGCTTCCGTTGCGGCTTCCTTGGCCTGCTCCACATGGAGATCGTGCAGGAGCGCCTGCGTCGCGAGTACGACCTGGACATCATTTCCACCTACCCGAGCGTCGTTTACAACGTCACCAAGACCAGCGGCGAAGTCGTCGAGGTGGACAACCCACTCTTCCTGCCGGACCCCTCCGAGATCGACTTTATCGAGGAGCCGATGATCCGCGCCACCATTCACACACCGACCGAATCCATCGGCGACATGCTCGCGCTCATCTCGGAGAAGCGCGGTGTGTGCGACCACACCGAGACGGTGGACGAGACCCGTGTCATGCTCAGTTGCGACCTGCCGCTGAACGAGATTCTGGTCGATTTCAACGACCGGCTGAAAAGCATCACCCGCGGCTATGGCTCGATGGACTACGAGCTCAACGGCTATGCTGTCTCCGACCTGGTCAAGCTTGACATCCTCGTCAACGCCGAGCCCGTGGACGCCTTTTCCAGCATCGTGCACCGCGACAAAGCCGTGGGCAAGGGCAGGGCGCTTTGCGACCGGCTCAAGGACATCCTCCCGCGCCAGATGTTCAAGGTAGCCATCCAGGCCGCCGTCTATGGCCGTGTGGTGGCGCGTGAGACCATCAGCGCCATGCGCAAGGATGTGACCGCCAAGTGCTACGGTGGGGACATCACCCGTAAGCGCAAACTGCTCGAAAAACAGAAAGAGGGCAAGAAGCGCATGAAGCAGATCGGCAAGGTCTCCATCCCGCAGGACGCCTTTGTCAAAATCCTCAAAACCACAAATTGA